The Tenuifilum sp. 4138str genome segment TTTAACCAAAAAAAATGTAAAAACATGTCAGTACTAGTATATACCGAGAATTGGGACGGCAAATTCAAGAAATTATCGTTCGAACTTGTTTCGTACGCCGGCAAGTTAGCCGAAATGATGGGGACTACCACCACTGCAGTTACAATTGGCGAGGTGTCCGACGATGAGCTTAAACTACTTGGCAAGTATGGTGCCGATAAGGCTATTTGCCTAAAGAGCGATAACCTGAAAAACCTCGATAGCCAGCTATACACTAGCGCTATTGCTCAGGTTGCTCAGTCTGAAGGTAGCAAGGTGATTGTAATTGCTAACAATAACAGCGGTAAGGCCATTGCACCCCGTTTATCGGTAAGGCTTAAAGCTGCATTGGGTTCGGGAGTATCGCAACTTCCGCTAAACCTATCGCCATTTACCGTTTACAAACGCGCTTTTTCAGGCGGTGCTTTTGCGCAGGTAGTGCTTAAAACCGATATCAAAATTATTGCTCTTACACAAAACTCTTTCGATATTGTTGAGAACAGCAAAGATGTTAAGATTGAGAGGGTTGATGCTCAGGTTGACGCACCAAAAACTGTGGTTAAGGATGTTCAGAAGCAAACCGGTAAGCTGCTTTTAACCGATGCCGAAATTGTTGTATCGGGTGGCCGCGGAATGAAATCGCCCGATAACTGGGGGCCAATAGTTGAGCTTGCCGAATTGCTTGGCGGAGCCACAGCATGTTCGCGCCCAGTTTCCGATGAAGGATGGCGCCCTCACGAGGAGCACACCGGACAAACCGGTAAAATTATTGCTCCTAACCTTTACATTGCAGTTGGTATTTCAGGAGCAACACAGCATATTGCAGGTGTTAGCGGTTCCAAGTACATAGTTGCCATTAACAGCGATAAATCCGCACCAATTTTTGAGGTAGCCCAGTACGGTATTGTAGGCGATGCCCAAAAGGTTTTACCAAAACTGGTTGAGGCTGTTAAAGAGATAAAAGGCAAGTAGCACACCATAATTGCAAATCATAAAACATGAACCTGCTGCGTTTGCAGCAGGTTCTTAGGCAAAATAAAGGCATTTACTCCAGATGTTTGTTTTTACCAACAAACCATTGTAAACCAAAAACCAAAAACATGACCAAACAAATAGTATTTGCCATAGCCCTGCTGGTTACCATCGGTGTTTTTGCTTACACCATATCCCGAATTATAAGGTTTTTCATGCTTACACGAAAGGGATTTGCGGTAAATAAGCTGGGTAAAAGGCTATGGGTTACCCTTGAGGTAGCCTTTGGGCAAACCAAAATTTTTCGCAGGCCAGTTATTGGATTAATGCATGCCCTTGTGTTCTGGGGCTTTTGTGTGATCCTCTTTGGCAGTATCGAAATGGTAATCGACGGGTTATTTGGCGTTGAGAAGTCGCTAAGCGTTCTTGGAGCATTCTACAATTTCATGATGGCCACCGGCGATATTTTTGCCCTTCTGGTTGCCATTTCAATAGTGGTATTCCTAATCCGAAGGGTATTTCTTCATATCAAGCGTTTTGAGGGCATTGAAATGAAGAAGATTTCGCATATTGATGCGAATGTGGCTCTTTCAATTATTCTGGTTCTCATGCTCTCGCTAATGGGAATGAATGCTGCATACCTTAAGTGGGTTGAGCTAGCAGGGCATGAAGTGCATGGGGTTTACCCCGTTAGCCAACATCTCACCTGGTTATTCATTGGGATGTCAGTTGATACTGTATTTACCCATTACCAGATTTACTGGTGGACACATATTCTGTTAATCTTCCTGTTTGCAAACCTATTGCCTTACTCCAAGCATTTCCATGTGTTCATGTCGGTACCCAACGTATTCCTCTCGCGGCTTGAGCCGCTTGGCAAATTGCCAAACATGGATAATGTAACCCGTGAGGTAAAGCTGATGATGGATCCCAATGCAGCATTTGCAGCACCTGCAACCGATGCTCCAATTGAGCGATTTGGTGTGAAAGATGCAGAGGATGTAGTATGGAAAAGCTATTTTGATGCCTTATCGTGCACCGAGTGTGGGCGCTGTACATCGGTATGCCCTGCTAACATTACAGGAAAAAAACTCTCGCCCCGCAAGGTGATGATGGACCTGCGTGCCCGAATGAAGGAGAAAGGTCCTATGATGCTTAAAAATGGGCGCGATTACACTGATGGGAAATCGCTTGTACGCGATTACATTAGCGAGGAGGAGCTATGGGCATGTACCACATGCAATGCATGCGCACAGGAGTGCCCCATTAACATTGATCATCCCAAACTCATTGTTGATATGCGCAGGTACCTGGTGATGGAGGAAGGGTCGGCACCCGGTGAGCTCAAGGCCATGTTCAACAATATTGAGAACAATGGTGCCCCCTGGCAGTATTCGCCTGAGGACCGCTTGGTTTGGGCAAAAGATCTTGAGGTTAACGTACAGTAGCATTGCGTTCCCTGCTATCAGTATCAACTTAAACTAATTGGAAAATGGAAACTCGCAAAATAGAAATCCCGGTTATGGCCGACCTCTTTGCCCGAGGCGAAAAGCCCGAATACCTTTTTTGGGTTGGCTGTGCCGGCGCTTACGATGACCGCTATAAGAAAGTGGCTCGTGCTTTTGCCAAAATACTGGTTCACCTAAACGTAAGCTTTGCCGTATTGGGCAAGGAGGAGACCTGCACGGGCGATCCTGCCCGTAGGGCTGGAAACGAGATGCTATTTCAGATGCAGGCCTTACAGAATATTGAACTTTTTAAGGCATACGAAGTAAAGAAGGTGATAACTATTTGCCCCCACTGCTATAATACCTTTAAGAATGAGTATCCCGATTTGGGTGCCGACTTTGAGGTTATCAGCTATATCGATATCCTGAATAAGTTTATTGACGAG includes the following:
- a CDS encoding 4Fe-4S dicluster domain-containing protein; protein product: MTKQIVFAIALLVTIGVFAYTISRIIRFFMLTRKGFAVNKLGKRLWVTLEVAFGQTKIFRRPVIGLMHALVFWGFCVILFGSIEMVIDGLFGVEKSLSVLGAFYNFMMATGDIFALLVAISIVVFLIRRVFLHIKRFEGIEMKKISHIDANVALSIILVLMLSLMGMNAAYLKWVELAGHEVHGVYPVSQHLTWLFIGMSVDTVFTHYQIYWWTHILLIFLFANLLPYSKHFHVFMSVPNVFLSRLEPLGKLPNMDNVTREVKLMMDPNAAFAAPATDAPIERFGVKDAEDVVWKSYFDALSCTECGRCTSVCPANITGKKLSPRKVMMDLRARMKEKGPMMLKNGRDYTDGKSLVRDYISEEELWACTTCNACAQECPINIDHPKLIVDMRRYLVMEEGSAPGELKAMFNNIENNGAPWQYSPEDRLVWAKDLEVNVQ
- a CDS encoding electron transfer flavoprotein subunit alpha/FixB family protein, producing the protein MSVLVYTENWDGKFKKLSFELVSYAGKLAEMMGTTTTAVTIGEVSDDELKLLGKYGADKAICLKSDNLKNLDSQLYTSAIAQVAQSEGSKVIVIANNNSGKAIAPRLSVRLKAALGSGVSQLPLNLSPFTVYKRAFSGGAFAQVVLKTDIKIIALTQNSFDIVENSKDVKIERVDAQVDAPKTVVKDVQKQTGKLLLTDAEIVVSGGRGMKSPDNWGPIVELAELLGGATACSRPVSDEGWRPHEEHTGQTGKIIAPNLYIAVGISGATQHIAGVSGSKYIVAINSDKSAPIFEVAQYGIVGDAQKVLPKLVEAVKEIKGK
- a CDS encoding (Fe-S)-binding protein, which translates into the protein METRKIEIPVMADLFARGEKPEYLFWVGCAGAYDDRYKKVARAFAKILVHLNVSFAVLGKEETCTGDPARRAGNEMLFQMQALQNIELFKAYEVKKVITICPHCYNTFKNEYPDLGADFEVISYIDILNKFIDEGKLSINTDKFKNAKITYHDPCYLGRANGIYEQPRAILKKLGGELVEMERNRSFALCCGAGGAQMFKEAEHGNKEVFLERMDDVLKVDPNIIATACPFCMTMMTDGIKYKNQEEKMRNLDIAELIAESLNL